The following are encoded in a window of Thermodesulfobacterium geofontis OPF15 genomic DNA:
- a CDS encoding flagellar biosynthesis protein FlhF produces MRIKKFRGKTILEALNRVKEEFGEQAVILASEQIKTEEGTLFEITAAIEEEEIKIKRGHQVFKTYAEENYSELKEYLKREICEIKKMLNQVLNPQPENVNYLDLIEKGVPPFIAKELSKANPDLEEFVSKALKEKGTVPHSKYQVFIGDSGTGKTTSVFKLAAWYKYKYEAKVLVISLDNYKIGSHFQTKRLAELLEVDFEILDLEELKEIAIVFPKYNFILIDTPSLEKRLLISDLEELILKMPFLRFQWVVRATEHYEYILKQWERIEKFPVEGIVLTFVDKVYSSLPLLWILDSRIPPITFISNGERLPEDILKAEEEIIKKILFKSILNLNQKEVL; encoded by the coding sequence ATGAGAATCAAAAAGTTTAGAGGGAAAACTATATTAGAAGCTTTAAATAGAGTAAAAGAAGAATTTGGAGAACAAGCAGTTATTCTTGCTTCAGAACAGATAAAAACTGAAGAAGGAACACTTTTTGAAATAACTGCAGCAATTGAAGAAGAAGAAATTAAGATAAAAAGAGGACATCAAGTTTTTAAAACTTATGCAGAAGAAAACTATAGTGAGTTAAAAGAATATTTAAAAAGGGAGATTTGTGAAATAAAGAAAATGCTTAATCAAGTTTTAAATCCTCAGCCTGAAAATGTAAATTATTTAGATTTGATTGAAAAAGGTGTGCCTCCTTTTATAGCCAAAGAACTAAGCAAAGCAAATCCTGATTTAGAAGAATTTGTTTCTAAAGCCTTAAAAGAAAAAGGAACTGTTCCCCATTCTAAATATCAAGTATTCATAGGAGATTCAGGAACTGGGAAAACTACAAGTGTTTTTAAATTGGCAGCTTGGTATAAGTATAAATATGAAGCTAAGGTTTTGGTAATAAGCCTTGATAATTATAAAATAGGTAGCCATTTTCAGACTAAAAGACTGGCAGAACTTTTAGAAGTTGATTTTGAGATTTTAGATCTTGAAGAACTTAAAGAAATAGCAATAGTTTTTCCTAAATATAATTTCATTCTAATAGATACTCCAAGTTTAGAAAAAAGATTGCTTATAAGTGATTTAGAGGAACTGATTTTAAAAATGCCCTTTTTAAGATTTCAATGGGTTGTAAGAGCAACTGAACATTATGAATATATTTTAAAACAATGGGAAAGAATTGAAAAATTTCCAGTGGAAGGTATAGTTCTTACTTTTGTGGATAAGGTTTATAGTAGTTTACCACTTTTATGGATTCTTGATAGTAGAATACCCCCAATTACTTTCATCTCTAATGGAGAAAGATTGCCAGAAGACATTTTGAAGGCAGAAGAAGAAATAATTAAGAAAATACTTTTTAAAAGTATTTTAAATTTAAATCAAAAGGAGGTTTTATGA
- a CDS encoding chemotaxis response regulator CheY, producing MALNTNIKILVVDDFATMRKIIKNILLQLGFKDILEADDGTTALELLKKQKVDLIISDWNMPKMPGIELLKAVRSNEELKDIKFIMVTAEAQKENVIEAIKYGVNQYVVKPFTPETLKEKLEKVLGD from the coding sequence ATGGCACTCAATACGAATATTAAAATCTTAGTAGTGGATGATTTCGCAACTATGAGAAAAATTATTAAAAACATTCTCCTCCAACTTGGATTTAAAGATATATTAGAAGCAGATGATGGAACAACAGCACTTGAACTTCTTAAAAAACAAAAAGTAGATTTAATAATTTCTGATTGGAATATGCCTAAAATGCCTGGTATCGAGCTTCTTAAAGCTGTTCGTAGTAATGAGGAATTAAAGGATATAAAGTTTATTATGGTTACAGCTGAAGCACAAAAAGAAAACGTTATAGAAGCTATTAAATATGGAGTTAATCAATATGTTGTAAAACCTTTTACTCCAGAAACTTTAAAAGAAAAATTAGAAAAGGTGTTGGGAGACTAA
- a CDS encoding MinD/ParA family protein, with protein sequence MRSISIASGKGGVGKTSFVINLALALSQYSQKVLIFDADLGLANIDVMLGISPKYDIRYVINGDLNLKDIVYPTEYNFDLIPASSGVVELTNLNSNQKLILKDQMEEVFKKYDYLLFDSSAGISENVLFFMYLAEERIIICTPEPTSIADAYALMKVGYKHHRIKDYYLVVNMIKNEIEGKRIYQQLLYVIERFLPEVKLSYLGGLPFDECVKTAVKSQIPYLKLCPENEISKKLTQIALKLLKFNPQETKGLEQFLEKLTTG encoded by the coding sequence ATGAGAAGTATTTCCATAGCAAGTGGAAAAGGTGGAGTAGGCAAAACAAGTTTTGTTATAAACTTAGCTTTGGCTCTTTCCCAATATTCTCAAAAAGTTCTTATTTTCGATGCAGACCTTGGGCTTGCAAATATAGATGTAATGTTGGGGATATCTCCTAAATATGATATAAGATATGTAATTAATGGAGACCTTAATTTAAAAGACATTGTTTATCCTACAGAATATAATTTTGATCTTATTCCTGCAAGTTCAGGAGTAGTGGAATTAACAAACTTAAATTCTAATCAAAAACTTATTTTAAAAGATCAAATGGAGGAAGTATTTAAAAAATACGATTACTTACTTTTTGATAGTTCTGCAGGGATTTCAGAAAATGTGCTTTTTTTTATGTATCTTGCTGAAGAAAGAATTATAATCTGCACCCCTGAACCGACTTCAATAGCTGATGCCTATGCCCTTATGAAAGTGGGATATAAACATCATAGAATAAAAGATTATTATTTAGTAGTAAATATGATTAAAAATGAGATAGAAGGTAAAAGAATTTATCAACAACTTTTATATGTAATTGAAAGGTTTTTACCTGAGGTTAAACTTTCTTATTTAGGAGGACTTCCTTTTGATGAATGTGTTAAAACTGCTGTAAAATCTCAAATTCCTTATTTAAAGCTTTGTCCTGAAAATGAAATTAGTAAAAAATTAACACAAATTGCTTTGAAATTACTTAAATTTAATCCTCAAGAAACAAAAGGGCTTGAACAATTTTTAGAAAAATTAACAACAGGTTAA
- a CDS encoding sigma-70 family RNA polymerase sigma factor, translating to MKEKLMNQIFLEKPPLEKLIEEFLPTINYWANRYVYYGMPVISKEDLVSAGLIGLIEAYHRYDPSKNVKFKTYAEFRIKGAMLDEIRKLDIIPRSIKSKISDFEERLRKLYQELGRMPEDEEIAEFMELSLEEYYKFLESIKGITFIDIENLKQRFLELEEEDIFNFIAGDQREDPFEKYALKELQEKLEKALDCLSEKERLVLALYYYEGLTMKEIAKILDYTESRISQIHNKAILKLRSLLNK from the coding sequence ATGAAAGAAAAATTAATGAATCAAATTTTTTTAGAAAAGCCACCCTTAGAAAAACTGATAGAAGAATTTTTACCTACAATTAATTATTGGGCAAATAGATATGTTTATTACGGGATGCCAGTAATTAGTAAAGAAGACCTTGTTTCTGCTGGGCTTATAGGACTTATAGAAGCTTATCACAGGTATGATCCTTCTAAAAATGTAAAATTTAAAACCTATGCAGAATTTAGAATTAAGGGAGCTATGCTTGATGAAATAAGAAAATTAGATATAATACCAAGAAGTATAAAGAGTAAAATAAGTGATTTTGAAGAAAGATTAAGAAAACTTTATCAAGAATTGGGTAGAATGCCAGAGGATGAGGAAATTGCAGAATTTATGGAGCTTAGTTTAGAAGAATATTATAAGTTTTTAGAAAGTATAAAAGGAATCACTTTTATTGATATAGAAAATTTAAAGCAAAGATTTCTAGAATTAGAAGAAGAAGATATATTTAATTTTATAGCAGGAGACCAAAGAGAGGATCCCTTTGAAAAATACGCTTTAAAGGAATTACAAGAAAAATTGGAAAAAGCTTTAGATTGTCTTTCAGAAAAAGAAAGATTGGTGTTAGCTTTATATTATTATGAAGGTTTAACTATGAAGGAAATTGCAAAAATACTTGATTATACAGAAAGTAGAATTTCTCAAATACATAACAAAGCAATTTTAAAACTTAGAAGCCTTTTGAATAAATAA
- a CDS encoding CheR family methyltransferase — protein MDEKILEFFTALLERLSGISYTTGKEYLIESRLNELALSLGYKDINELYQSIVKKGVDSKLLNEIIDALTTNETYFFRDYHPFEALRTHVFPELFKKREVEKRINIWSAACSTGQEPYSIAMLLLEHFPRFLQTYKITILATDISQKCLEKAEKGVYNQIEINRGLPVTYLIKYFKQDGAHWYIDEKVKKLVKFQRLNLLESSMRLSEKFDLILCRYVLIYFSEEIKKKVLIDLWKLLNPGGYLLLGATEVPTVTFSDMEKKLIGKTIFYRKKD, from the coding sequence ATGGATGAGAAAATTTTAGAATTTTTTACAGCCCTTTTAGAAAGATTATCAGGAATTTCTTATACTACAGGGAAAGAATATCTAATTGAAAGTAGATTAAATGAACTTGCTTTATCTTTAGGATATAAAGATATTAATGAACTTTATCAATCTATAGTAAAAAAGGGAGTTGATTCGAAATTATTAAATGAAATTATAGACGCCTTAACTACTAATGAAACCTATTTCTTCAGAGATTATCACCCTTTTGAAGCACTTAGAACTCATGTTTTCCCTGAATTATTTAAAAAAAGAGAAGTTGAAAAAAGAATAAATATCTGGTCAGCAGCCTGTTCAACCGGGCAAGAACCTTATAGTATAGCAATGCTTTTACTTGAACATTTTCCACGTTTTTTGCAAACTTATAAAATTACTATATTAGCAACTGATATATCTCAAAAATGTTTAGAGAAAGCTGAAAAGGGAGTTTATAATCAGATTGAAATAAACAGAGGGTTACCCGTTACTTATTTGATAAAATATTTTAAACAAGACGGAGCTCATTGGTATATTGATGAAAAGGTAAAAAAATTGGTAAAATTTCAAAGACTAAATTTATTAGAAAGTTCAATGAGATTATCAGAAAAATTTGATCTTATTTTATGTCGTTATGTGTTAATTTATTTTTCTGAAGAAATTAAAAAGAAAGTTTTAATAGATCTGTGGAAATTGCTTAATCCTGGAGGCTATTTACTTCTTGGAGCAACAGAAGTTCCAACTGTAACTTTTTCGGATATGGAAAAAAAACTAATAGGAAAAACAATTTTTTATAGAAAGAAGGATTAA
- a CDS encoding HNH endonuclease encodes MSQNILQEKVLVLNKYYQAIQITTVQKAICHLVKGTAKVITTQWSIHDLDEWIKITKFHENGNSRIIRSPSISILVPDAIYLPYYESLPKVDVVFSRQNLLLRDKYTCQYCGKLLKNPKERTIDHVIPKSRGGKTVWTNVVLCCKKCNLKKGDRTPEEAGLKLLKQPKPPKWQALILEEFPKHKKEVWKVFLDFAGIFE; translated from the coding sequence TTGAGTCAAAACATTCTTCAAGAAAAAGTTTTAGTTTTAAATAAATATTATCAAGCTATACAAATTACTACAGTACAAAAAGCTATTTGCCATTTAGTAAAAGGAACTGCTAAAGTAATTACTACTCAATGGAGTATCCATGATTTAGATGAATGGATAAAAATAACTAAATTTCATGAAAATGGAAATAGTAGAATAATAAGAAGCCCTTCTATTTCTATTTTGGTTCCCGATGCAATTTATTTACCCTATTATGAAAGTCTTCCGAAAGTAGATGTAGTTTTTTCAAGACAAAATTTATTATTACGAGATAAATATACCTGCCAATATTGTGGTAAACTTCTTAAGAATCCAAAAGAAAGAACCATAGACCATGTAATTCCTAAAAGCCGAGGTGGAAAAACTGTATGGACAAATGTAGTTCTTTGTTGTAAAAAATGTAATTTAAAAAAGGGAGATAGAACACCAGAAGAAGCAGGCTTAAAACTTCTCAAACAACCAAAACCTCCTAAATGGCAAGCTCTTATTTTAGAAGAATTCCCTAAACATAAAAAGGAAGTTTGGAAAGTCTTCTTAGATTTTGCAGGGATTTTTGAATAA
- the flhA gene encoding flagellar biosynthesis protein FlhA, with amino-acid sequence MERDITLKKFFDFYNISAIIGIIILLSIILFPLPPYLIDLALALNFSISILILIMTMQVNKTLDFTGFPALLLITTLYRLSMNIATTRVILLRGHEGTHAAGHIIKSFGEFVVGGNYVVGFIVFLILVLINFIVITRGAQRIAEVAARFTLDAMPGKQMAIDADLNAGLIDENEAKRRREEIAKEADFYGAMDGASKFIRGEAIAGLIIVCINIIGGILIGTLQRGLDLATSAKTYTILTIGDGLVSQIPALIVSTSAGILISRAAAEAGMGRDIATQFAGRPEVLMLAGGVVFILSLVPGLPFLPFFLLSALLFALGYLSYSAQKAKETILEEKAPPPPPEIEEIRPVELLAIELGYGLIYLADETKGGDLLARIKNLRKHLAQELGIMIPPVHIRDNLALKPGEYSILIKGVEVAKGELMPNYLMALPSRSDLIPPKGAIPTKEPTFGMDAYFISEELREEAEIAGFTVVNLSTVITTHLSEIIKKYADELLTKQEVQRIIDTLSKYYPKIVEECLNNVNLTIIQKVLQNLIKEGIPLKDLITIFETIGDYGATIKDPEILTEYVRQKLSRYIIKPVLKDHTLPVILTGDDIEETIKKSLQRTEQGTFLMIDPKIGSKIVTAFTQAVERAGQKNIIPAILCSPIIRRHLRKLIERTLAYVPVISQAEIPTEIKIEVLEVVRLVRE; translated from the coding sequence ATGGAAAGAGATATTACTTTAAAAAAATTTTTCGATTTTTATAATATTTCCGCCATAATAGGAATTATTATTTTACTTTCTATTATCCTTTTTCCTTTACCTCCTTATCTTATAGACCTTGCTTTAGCTCTTAATTTTTCAATTTCTATCCTTATTCTCATTATGACTATGCAGGTTAACAAAACGCTTGATTTTACAGGATTTCCTGCCTTGCTTCTAATAACTACTTTATATAGACTTTCTATGAATATAGCTACCACAAGAGTAATTCTTTTGAGGGGGCATGAAGGAACCCATGCAGCTGGGCATATTATAAAAAGCTTTGGTGAATTTGTAGTAGGAGGAAACTATGTTGTAGGTTTTATAGTATTTCTAATTTTGGTTTTGATTAATTTCATAGTTATTACCAGAGGAGCTCAAAGAATTGCTGAGGTAGCAGCAAGATTTACCTTAGATGCTATGCCAGGAAAACAGATGGCTATAGATGCAGATTTGAATGCAGGATTAATTGATGAAAATGAAGCTAAAAGAAGAAGGGAAGAAATAGCAAAAGAGGCAGATTTTTACGGAGCTATGGATGGTGCTTCTAAATTTATTAGAGGAGAGGCAATTGCAGGACTTATCATTGTCTGCATCAATATAATTGGCGGTATATTAATAGGAACTTTACAAAGGGGTTTAGATTTAGCAACTTCAGCTAAAACCTATACTATCTTAACTATAGGAGACGGATTAGTCTCTCAAATTCCTGCTCTTATTGTTTCAACCTCTGCTGGAATTTTAATAAGTAGAGCTGCAGCAGAAGCAGGAATGGGAAGAGACATAGCAACCCAATTTGCTGGACGTCCAGAGGTTTTAATGCTTGCAGGTGGGGTTGTTTTTATTCTTTCTTTAGTTCCAGGATTACCCTTTTTACCTTTCTTCCTTTTAAGTGCTCTACTTTTTGCCTTAGGATATCTTTCCTATTCCGCTCAAAAAGCAAAAGAGACAATTTTAGAAGAAAAAGCTCCTCCACCACCTCCTGAAATAGAGGAAATAAGACCGGTAGAACTTTTAGCTATTGAATTGGGATATGGACTAATTTATCTTGCAGATGAAACAAAAGGAGGAGATTTGCTTGCAAGGATTAAAAATTTAAGAAAACATTTAGCCCAAGAGCTTGGTATAATGATTCCACCTGTTCATATAAGAGATAATTTAGCTTTAAAACCTGGAGAATATTCTATTTTAATTAAAGGTGTTGAAGTAGCAAAAGGAGAACTTATGCCTAATTATTTAATGGCTTTACCTTCAAGGTCTGATCTAATTCCTCCTAAAGGTGCAATACCTACCAAAGAGCCTACTTTCGGGATGGATGCCTATTTTATAAGTGAAGAACTTAGAGAGGAAGCAGAAATAGCAGGTTTTACTGTAGTTAATTTATCTACAGTAATTACCACTCATCTTTCTGAAATAATAAAGAAATACGCAGACGAATTATTAACTAAACAAGAGGTTCAGAGAATTATAGATACTTTAAGCAAGTATTATCCAAAAATAGTAGAAGAGTGCCTTAATAATGTTAACTTAACTATTATTCAGAAGGTACTTCAGAATTTAATAAAAGAAGGTATTCCTCTTAAAGATTTAATAACCATTTTTGAAACAATAGGGGATTATGGGGCAACTATTAAAGATCCAGAAATTTTAACAGAATATGTAAGACAAAAACTATCAAGATACATAATAAAACCTGTTTTAAAAGATCATACTTTACCTGTAATTTTAACGGGAGATGATATAGAGGAAACCATTAAAAAATCTCTCCAAAGAACTGAACAGGGAACATTTCTTATGATTGATCCCAAGATAGGAAGTAAAATAGTGACTGCATTTACTCAGGCTGTAGAAAGAGCAGGTCAAAAAAATATTATACCTGCAATTTTATGCAGTCCTATAATAAGAAGGCACTTAAGAAAACTTATAGAAAGAACTTTGGCTTATGTACCAGTTATTTCTCAAGCAGAAATTCCAACAGAAATAAAAATAGAGGTTTTAGAAGTTGTCAGATTGGTGAGGGAATAA
- a CDS encoding response regulator translates to MYKILVVDDSKAIREIERKYLEELGFEVLEAENGEEALKILEENPDIKLILLDWHMPVMNGYEFLLKLRSNPKWADIKVMMVTTENQQKSVIEAIMAGANEYLMKPFDKEMLEVKVKHLLEAF, encoded by the coding sequence ATGTATAAAATTTTAGTAGTTGATGATTCAAAAGCAATAAGAGAGATAGAAAGAAAATATTTAGAAGAGTTGGGTTTTGAAGTTTTGGAAGCGGAAAATGGAGAGGAAGCTTTAAAAATTTTGGAAGAAAATCCTGATATAAAACTAATTTTACTTGATTGGCATATGCCAGTAATGAATGGATATGAATTTTTATTAAAACTTCGATCCAATCCTAAGTGGGCAGATATTAAAGTTATGATGGTAACTACGGAAAATCAACAAAAAAGTGTAATTGAAGCTATTATGGCTGGAGCTAATGAATATCTTATGAAACCTTTTGATAAAGAAATGTTAGAAGTAAAAGTCAAACATCTTTTAGAGGCTTTTTAA
- a CDS encoding protein-glutamate methylesterase/protein-glutamine glutaminase, whose protein sequence is MDKKIKVLVVEDSPIMRKLITDILKNDPEIEVIDTAKTGKEAVEKAKILKPDVITLDIEMPEMDGITALKILRKEVPQTKIIMFSSLTQEGAKITIECLTLGAYDFVPKPSSKSFWESIKKIEQDLIPKIKSVTPLEKIKSIYRPSYVVSEIKKGIYKACGIGVSTGGPQTLLKIIPELSPNFPAPILIVQHMPPLFTKQLAERLDSISRIRVKEAEEGEIVRDGIVYIAPGDYHMRVKKENAFVKIKLHQGPPRNFCRPSVDELFESLAEVYNGKTLVLVLTGMGSDGKEGAKKIKEKGGVVLAQDAESSVVFGMPKAVIEEGLADEVINLFKIPERLKELFGVK, encoded by the coding sequence ATGGACAAAAAAATAAAGGTTCTTGTAGTCGAAGATTCTCCTATAATGAGAAAATTAATTACAGATATTTTGAAAAATGATCCAGAAATAGAAGTAATTGACACTGCAAAAACTGGTAAAGAGGCTGTAGAAAAAGCAAAAATTTTAAAACCAGATGTAATCACCCTTGATATAGAAATGCCTGAGATGGACGGAATTACAGCTCTAAAAATTTTAAGAAAAGAGGTACCTCAAACAAAAATTATTATGTTTTCTTCACTTACTCAAGAAGGTGCCAAAATAACAATTGAATGTTTAACTTTGGGAGCCTATGATTTTGTTCCTAAGCCCTCAAGTAAGTCCTTTTGGGAAAGTATAAAAAAAATCGAACAAGATCTTATACCTAAAATAAAAAGTGTAACACCTTTAGAAAAGATAAAATCAATTTATAGACCCTCTTATGTGGTTTCTGAGATAAAAAAGGGAATTTATAAAGCTTGTGGGATAGGGGTTTCAACAGGAGGACCTCAAACTCTTCTTAAAATAATTCCTGAACTTTCGCCTAATTTTCCAGCTCCTATTTTAATTGTTCAACATATGCCCCCTCTTTTTACTAAACAATTAGCAGAAAGACTTGACTCAATTTCAAGAATAAGGGTCAAGGAAGCAGAGGAAGGTGAAATCGTAAGAGATGGAATAGTCTATATTGCTCCTGGTGATTATCATATGAGAGTTAAAAAAGAGAATGCTTTTGTTAAAATAAAATTACATCAAGGACCTCCTCGTAATTTTTGTAGACCCTCTGTAGATGAACTTTTTGAATCTTTAGCTGAAGTTTATAATGGCAAAACTTTGGTCTTAGTTTTAACAGGTATGGGAAGTGATGGAAAGGAGGGAGCAAAAAAAATAAAAGAAAAAGGGGGAGTAGTTTTAGCGCAAGATGCAGAAAGCTCAGTTGTATTTGGTATGCCTAAAGCAGTAATTGAAGAAGGCTTAGCAGATGAGGTGATAAATCTTTTTAAAATTCCTGAAAGATTAAAAGAACTTTTTGGAGTTAAATAA
- the flhB gene encoding flagellar biosynthesis protein FlhB, with the protein MPEELLQERTEEPTPRRREEARKRGQVVKSRELSSVAILGVGFFSFILLSYVFFRQFYLVFYKAFNSYYFDLNLATFLSLNKTIFLFVFKILLPYFLLISLVAIIVYLIQTGGGVWAEEVIGFKFERINPVEGFKRLFSLTALFELVKALLKILIIAGVTYWIVSKYMANILKLFGVDVPYLAYNFKVLLKDFFSKLLIILAILGILDWVYNWWDVERRIKLTRHELKEELKQTEGDPWVKARIRQKQREIARRRMLAEVPKADVVITNPTHYAVALKYELGKMVSPQVIAKGKNFLAQKIREIAEMHKIPIYHDPPLAQLLYEKVEVGEFIPEELYQAVAKVLAYVYMLKKKMGKIKEPIFKENM; encoded by the coding sequence ATGCCTGAAGAACTTCTTCAAGAAAGAACAGAAGAACCTACGCCGCGAAGGCGTGAAGAAGCAAGGAAAAGAGGACAGGTTGTTAAAAGTAGAGAACTTTCCTCAGTTGCTATTTTAGGTGTGGGATTTTTTTCCTTTATACTTCTTAGTTATGTATTTTTCCGTCAATTTTATTTAGTTTTTTATAAAGCTTTTAATAGCTATTATTTTGATTTAAATTTAGCTACATTTTTAAGTTTAAATAAAACAATTTTTCTTTTTGTTTTTAAGATCCTTTTACCCTATTTCTTACTTATTTCTTTGGTTGCTATTATAGTCTATCTTATTCAGACAGGAGGAGGAGTTTGGGCAGAGGAAGTTATTGGTTTTAAATTTGAAAGAATTAATCCTGTAGAAGGATTTAAAAGGCTCTTTTCTTTAACAGCTCTTTTTGAATTAGTAAAGGCTTTATTAAAAATCTTAATTATTGCAGGGGTTACCTACTGGATTGTTAGCAAATATATGGCAAATATTTTAAAACTTTTTGGGGTAGATGTTCCCTATTTAGCATACAATTTTAAAGTTTTACTGAAAGACTTTTTTTCAAAGCTTCTTATTATTCTTGCTATTCTTGGGATTTTAGACTGGGTTTATAACTGGTGGGATGTGGAAAGAAGAATCAAACTCACCCGTCATGAATTGAAAGAAGAATTAAAACAAACAGAAGGAGATCCTTGGGTTAAGGCAAGAATTAGGCAAAAACAAAGAGAAATTGCACGTAGAAGAATGCTTGCAGAAGTGCCCAAAGCAGATGTGGTAATTACAAACCCTACCCATTATGCTGTAGCACTAAAATATGAATTAGGTAAAATGGTTTCTCCACAAGTAATAGCTAAAGGTAAAAATTTTCTTGCTCAAAAAATTAGAGAAATTGCAGAAATGCATAAAATTCCCATATATCATGACCCCCCACTTGCTCAGCTACTTTATGAAAAGGTTGAAGTAGGAGAGTTTATACCTGAAGAATTATATCAAGCTGTAGCAAAAGTTCTTGCCTATGTTTATATGCTTAAGAAAAAAATGGGAAAAATTAAAGAACCAATCTTTAAAGAAAACATGTAA
- a CDS encoding Lrp/AsnC ligand binding domain-containing protein yields MAIRAYILINTQIGQTQKVVEELKKLPEVKKIDIIMGPYDIIVEVEVSTYEDLSHILLNQIQNISAINHTMTCPVVE; encoded by the coding sequence ATGGCTATCCGTGCTTATATTTTAATTAATACCCAAATTGGACAAACCCAAAAAGTGGTAGAGGAATTAAAAAAATTACCCGAAGTAAAAAAAATTGATATAATTATGGGACCTTATGACATAATAGTAGAAGTTGAAGTTTCTACATATGAAGATCTTTCTCACATTCTTCTTAATCAAATACAAAATATCTCTGCTATTAACCATACTATGACCTGCCCGGTGGTGGAATAA
- a CDS encoding J domain-containing protein yields MSQINLNFSSFEEIKQYFREQAKKLHPDKGGNRKEFLILLNWYQEVLENFKEKHKIEVVNKCPLIGNYLFSVLELTVEEIALGGKKKIKVFGEEIICPSCNGTGKRKDGLTKTCGFCKGSGSIEIRDERRNIPTYLNCPYCKGQGFLFTENCDNCKGKGKLRIQKEVYIDIPLGLKEGDIIFIPKERIDSPYDLYLEISVVPHPYFSLENNNLIYKCKIPFWEIILKEEITIYTLEGKESIPSKLFTNGSPIVIKGRGPFLKDGKRGDLLIDFQIYIPEKIPFEAKKLILEAVKIVKSQED; encoded by the coding sequence ATGTCCCAGATTAATTTGAATTTCTCTTCTTTTGAAGAAATTAAACAGTATTTTAGAGAACAGGCAAAAAAACTGCATCCTGACAAAGGAGGAAATAGGAAAGAATTTTTAATTTTACTTAATTGGTATCAAGAGGTTTTAGAAAATTTTAAGGAAAAACATAAAATAGAAGTAGTTAATAAATGCCCTTTAATAGGAAATTATCTCTTTTCAGTGCTTGAATTAACAGTTGAAGAAATAGCCTTAGGAGGAAAAAAGAAAATAAAAGTTTTTGGGGAAGAAATAATCTGTCCTTCTTGTAATGGGACAGGAAAAAGGAAAGATGGCTTAACTAAAACATGTGGATTTTGTAAAGGATCTGGATCTATAGAAATAAGAGATGAAAGAAGAAATATCCCTACTTATCTTAATTGTCCTTACTGTAAAGGGCAAGGGTTTTTATTTACAGAAAACTGCGATAATTGTAAAGGAAAAGGGAAATTAAGGATCCAGAAAGAGGTTTATATAGATATCCCTTTAGGACTAAAAGAAGGAGATATTATTTTTATTCCTAAAGAAAGAATAGATTCTCCTTATGACCTATATTTAGAAATCTCTGTTGTTCCTCATCCTTATTTTTCTTTAGAAAATAATAATTTAATATATAAATGTAAAATTCCCTTTTGGGAAATAATATTAAAAGAAGAAATAACTATTTATACTTTAGAAGGAAAGGAAAGTATTCCTTCAAAACTTTTCACTAATGGTTCTCCTATAGTAATAAAAGGCAGAGGACCCTTCCTTAAAGATGGTAAAAGAGGAGATCTTTTAATAGATTTTCAAATTTATATTCCAGAAAAAATTCCTTTTGAAGCAAAAAAATTGATTCTTGAAGCTGTTAAAATTGTTAAATCTCAGGAAGATTAA